The stretch of DNA TGAAGTATATGCACCAAAATTTGATAATAATTCCCAACATGTTTTGGATGAAACTACTGGTTCTTGGGCTTTAGCAAACAACACTGCAAATGTGACTGGTATATATAATGGAATAAATGTTTTTTCCAATTCGACTTACTCTGTAACTTTGAAGCCACTTGCCATACAAAAAGGAGTGGCTGATGTAAGTACACCCCCAAGTCCAAAACCAACTGACATTCTACGTTATACAACCAACTTTCAGGTTTCGGATTATTTCAGTATGGGTAATGTAATAATCACAGATGTCATGGGTGATGGGCAAAGGTTCCTAACTGACCCTAGTTACATACCAAGTGTAGTGTTACACCTTCCATCGGGCGGCCCTTTTACACTAGAATTCGATGTCACACCTAACCCTAACCCTCAGATGTCTTGGACATACAATCCAACCAATGGTATTACAACTATAGTATTCAATATTACTCGATTGTTGATTGATAATGGATACAGTGGAATTCTAGAAGGAGGAAATTATACTGGAACAAACTATGGTGCAACCGCAGGCACATTGACCTACTGGTCCGAGATCAAACTAAACTTAACAGAACCTATCAATCACCCAATTGTTTCTAATGACATGATTGATAATACTGTTACCATTGATGCTAATCTGGTAAATAGTGGACATGGTGTTTCAGATGGAAGTAGAAGTGAAGTGGTCATTGTAGCCCCATCAATTTGTAAACAAATTTACAAGATCAATGGAAACGATCCAATTGGACCTCCCTACATAATAAGACCAGGAGACACAGTAACTTTCTCCATATGTGTTAACGTTCCAACAACCAACCTTGAAAATTTCATTCTAATAGATTATTTACCAATACCATTTTTAAGAGCCACTGAATTTGTTGATCTTAATCCGGTTCCAAAAGACCAGTATGACACTCCACCGCCTGCTGGAAGATGGAAATTAGCATGGGACGATACTTTAAGCACATTAAGTGGAGTAACACCAACATTAATTATCGATGCAACTCAAAACACTCTCACATTTTTCTATGGTGAGATCCATAATTCCACTCAACCCCAAAGCCTTGCTCACATATTGTTCACAGTAACAGCAACCGGAGATCCAATGGCAGACGGGTTGTACCTAACTAACCTTTTAAATGTTGTTCATAACAATAATTTTGACGAATCTTTTTCTGACAACACCATCGTTTCCATTGTAACTGGAGAGCCAGCACTCACAATTAATAAGATGGCCACTCCTACTACCAATCTACAAGCAGGAGACGAAGTGACTTATACTATTCTGATAAGTAACACTGGTAATGCACCAGCATACAATGTTATTGTAACGGATAATCTTCTAACATCCAATCCAAGTTACATAGCATCAATCAGCAACATTGTTGCCAGTTATGTGAACGGACCAACAATCACTGGTTTAAACTTGATGGATCTTTTCACAACTGGCGGATTAAATTTCACAGCCTTATATCCTATTTTCTCGGTTGTTGATGAAAATAACACCATTAACATAACTTATACTGTCGTCTTGAACGATACAGTATACCCCCGACAAGTCATCGATAACACTGTCAACATTACTAAATATACATCATTACCCTACCCGAAAGCCCTAACTATGTGAGGGATCCGATAAGTTCCACTGCTTCGGTACAAATCCGCGATGTAAACTTCACAAAAACCTATGTCTCATCTGTTGATGGGATAAGTTCAACACCCAATCTAACTATAGGGGAAAGAGGGCTATTCAGGCTTGCTATCACTTTACCAGCAGGACAAATAACTGATCTCGTCATAACCGATGTACTGCCTGCAGGTTTAAGTTATGTTTCACATACTCTGGATACCACAAGTTACATTGGAAATCTCGCACCATTAACTTTCAACCAATTCGGCAATACATTAAATTTCCTTTTCACAGGCACAACCAACACAACTACTAACAGCACATTTTTCATTGACTTAATTTTAATTGCTAATGAAAATACTCCTTATCCTGGTTCAACTAATGTAACTGCACAGAATACTGCTACAATGGACTGGAATAACCCAGGACATTCTCCCATTAATCGCGATGCTTCGGTTAATATTGTACAACCTCGTCTAGTTGTTACCAAAACATTCACTCCCAGCATAGTACAGGGAGGTCAACTAGTAAATGTGAGAATTAGGGTAACTAATACTGGACATGCCACAGCGCAGCATGTAATAATCACTGACTCCTTAAATAATGCCGGTGACATATTTGACTTGGGCAGTGTTGTTAGTTACAACCAGAATGGATTCACATTCACTTACCCTGGTAACACTGTAACCTTCAGTTGGGGAGATATCAATCCCGGACAAACTCTGGATTTCTACTTTAATGTCACAACTTTAGACACTCCTTTAATTGGGCCAAGTTACATTAACACAGCAAACGCAACTTACTGGTCTTTACCATGGGACGGCACAAGTCCTGATGATAATAGTAGGGAATACTCAAGCACTGGATCAGACACCATCCGAACTGGTGACCCTAGATTAGAAAAAAGTGTAGTAAATTCCAGCATTCACGGAACATCACAAGACCTCACTATAGGGGAAGTGGTTACCTTCCGTCTCCAAGCATATTTACCTCAAGGACTAATGACCAATCTCAGAATAACCGATACCCTGCCATTTGGATTTGCTTACGTGCTAAACTCTTATAATGTTTATTCTTCCGGGTTCTCCGGTACTTTAGGTACTTTGGTAGTTCCACCCCAAGTAATCGGACAGAACGTGATATTCTTATTCAGCGGTCTAACCAACAGCACTCAATCAAACAATCCTTTCTACATAGAACTTAACGCCACTGTACTAAACAGCATAGAAAACCAGGATGGCAATTCCAAACAAAACGACATGAGTTTAACTTGGGATGAAAACACACATGGACCTTTCACTACCGAAGTATATCTTCAGATTATAGAACCTCGCATTGCAATCACGAAAGCAGCTACCCCCACAGTAGTGGATGGGGGCGATCAGGTAAGTATTACCTTAACTATAAGAAATACTGGTTCATCCAATGCATATCAAATCAACATTACAGATATACTAAACACCACTTTGTTTAACCCTGCAACATGGACATACACTCCGGTGGCAGGATACACTTTCACTCGCAATGCAAACATTATTAGTATTATTGGTGACAGCACTACTTTCATTGCCCCAAGTGGTTCACAAACTTTCACCTTCATGGTAAATGTTGCTACTGATGTTCCCAGCGATTCTTCCTTCACCAACATTGCCAGTGTAGTCTATTCATCCATGCCACCAGGCTTTAACCAAAACAGAACTTACACTGCCACATCAAACGTGGTTAATTTCAACACACCTCCACCATCAATTTCTAAGGCCATAGAATCCACATCCGAGGCAGATTCAACAGGTAACAATGTATTGATCGGTGAAGTGGTGACTTATCGTCTTAATCTAACTATTCCTGAGGGAAAAACCTTAAACGCGGTTATAAGAGATATTTTACCATCTAATTTAGTTTATAATCCTGGGACTGCTCAAATTATGAGAAACAATGCAGCTATAACTGCCACAGGCTTCACTTTCACCCAACCTGCTGGAATCTATGAAAGTTTTCCTGACGCATCTCTCCTACCCTTATTAACCTTTAACTTAGGAGATATTTCCTTCACTGGAACTAATGGTTTAAACAACGGAATAATAAGCATCCGATTCAATGTCACAGTCCTGAACATAGCTGCAAATCAAAACGGAATTCTAATTCCCAATAGTGGGACCCTGGATTTCACCAATGCTACAGGTGTGAGTAGGAGCCTAACTGCTGTTGCACCAGATTTAACAGTTCGAGTACCTCAACTTCAAATTAACAAAGAACCCGACATAAACATAGCTCAGGGAGGAGATGTCATAACATTCTTTATACGTGTGACAAACTCCAATTACTATGCACCAGCCTACAATTTACAAATACTAGATTTCCTCAATTCAGATTACTATAACTTCCATGTTTTGAATATTATACCATCAACAACATCCGTTATTTATCATGACTTCTCCACATCGAACTTACTTAACGTAACTATAGATCGGCTAACTTCTGACGATTGGCTTCACATCTATTACCGTGTCACAGTCAGATCCGACGTTACATACAACGATCAGATAAACAACACAGTCCATGTAACTGGAACCAGTTTGCCCGGTGATCACGGTACCAATGATGCAACACCAGGAAACCCTGGTGATACCGATGGTAAAAGAACTGGAGACCCAACACAACCAGCTGGTGCAGTGAATAATATCAATGATACTTCTACAGCCATTATAACCATCAGATCACCACGAATCTCCAAAAATGTAAATGGTCACAAAACTGAGACCAGATCCATTGGAGAAACAGCAACCGAATATATAGATATCAATTTACCAATAGGTACCACCACAGAATTAAGAATCATAGATGATCTACCGGAAGGATTAGCAGC from Methanobacterium sp. encodes:
- a CDS encoding DUF11 domain-containing protein; amino-acid sequence: MRDPISSTASVQIRDVNFTKTYVSSVDGISSTPNLTIGERGLFRLAITLPAGQITDLVITDVLPAGLSYVSHTLDTTSYIGNLAPLTFNQFGNTLNFLFTGTTNTTTNSTFFIDLILIANENTPYPGSTNVTAQNTATMDWNNPGHSPINRDASVNIVQPRLVVTKTFTPSIVQGGQLVNVRIRVTNTGHATAQHVIITDSLNNAGDIFDLGSVVSYNQNGFTFTYPGNTVTFSWGDINPGQTLDFYFNVTTLDTPLIGPSYINTANATYWSLPWDGTSPDDNSREYSSTGSDTIRTGDPRLEKSVVNSSIHGTSQDLTIGEVVTFRLQAYLPQGLMTNLRITDTLPFGFAYVLNSYNVYSSGFSGTLGTLVVPPQVIGQNVIFLFSGLTNSTQSNNPFYIELNATVLNSIENQDGNSKQNDMSLTWDENTHGPFTTEVYLQIIEPRIAITKAATPTVVDGGDQVSITLTIRNTGSSNAYQINITDILNTTLFNPATWTYTPVAGYTFTRNANIISIIGDSTTFIAPSGSQTFTFMVNVATDVPSDSSFTNIASVVYSSMPPGFNQNRTYTATSNVVNFNTPPPSISKAIESTSEADSTGNNVLIGEVVTYRLNLTIPEGKTLNAVIRDILPSNLVYNPGTAQIMRNNAAITATGFTFTQPAGIYESFPDASLLPLLTFNLGDISFTGTNGLNNGIISIRFNVTVLNIAANQNGILIPNSGTLDFTNATGVSRSLTAVAPDLTVRVPQLQINKEPDINIAQGGDVITFFIRVTNSNYYAPAYNLQILDFLNSDYYNFHVLNIIPSTTSVIYHDFSTSNLLNVTIDRLTSDDWLHIYYRVTVRSDVTYNDQINNTVHVTGTSLPGDHGTNDATPGNPGDTDGKRTGDPTQPAGAVNNINDTSTAIITIRSPRISKNVNGHKTETRSIGETATEYIDINLPIGTTTELRIIDDLPEGLAATGFGYTATPGISVNQFVINALGGNIYEINFGNITVTQEGTLTLYYTVLVLDIPGNQNGVNLVNIATLYYLNSTGDSVNAGSDNATVQVVEPNLQIIKTPSKTNLAVEEEFTYTLFVTHTPSSTSDAHNLIITDTIPDGLTFVIGSQVCPGWIFTQNGNLLTFTRPVLTLSEISSTIFFNCIVNNDYTLAGQDITNYAILNYTSTTSGGREYTTTNSTQIHILGADLEVHKDGDSQVNAGEQVVYTIIVTNNGPDTAINAVLTDNILAPWFNRLINPQYSLNSGVTWINIVSNPFNISLGNILSGTTVNIIIRATVNASAPIGTINNTVHVTSSTTDPNPNNNNDTKLTDVDTLADLGVTKTGPVSVVAGNGITYTVVLTNYGPSDSQGVSLADVIPSWIHNVTYGAVSSSYPGHDVPLGTVWSSPLYWATVYANEVITLTITGTVNSSTPDGTVLTNRVDVTSSTTDPDPDNNNDTTVTDVDTLADLGVTKTGPVSVVAGNGITYTVVLTNYGPSDSQGVSLADVIPSWIHNVTYGAVSSSYSGHDVPLGTVWSSPLYWATVYANEVITLTITGTVNSSTPLGTVLTNRVDVTSSTTDPDPDNNNDTTVTDVDTRASLTITKTSVTGGSDVNKIVGGYPIHYTIVITNVGPSDALNVTFDDYYTPGILINTYYSTSTGIPWTAYTNPLVINPIIASLAPGQNVTIWINGT
- a CDS encoding DUF11 domain-containing protein, whose translation is MLGSWDKNKTILTILFVLTVLCASGAVTAAENSNYITDNNITSELSLANSINNNDPSQDQQNIPTSSLNPSSHFSESIISGNVIRCTNGSSFPGVTVSVKSPEGTEVARTTTDSDGFYIISFASNEKNFYVSASYPGHMTLTKFLTLMASNNADDPNFYGQLNFQLGPEPTLSINAPSSQLVNETFDFTITFDNAGDETGFGPTVQLILPPEIQFNSATFLGAPVSVTNVGTFPVSGELVDPLSGLTVTGTPGFQLYIFEYPLGSFTTGQPPATININALLLGNSELGVPLNITGYPVFRFGANEVGTNPIRGHESTAQVTPTVIQITKTSNAPERETATGRNYPITYTLTVDVANGQTINLVEVADLIPGNLQFLQVLNSAGGTVTQQPSLTIPGGLLQIMFSSITGVLGPDRIITYEVYAPKFDNNSQHVLDETTGSWALANNTANVTGIYNGINVFSNSTYSVTLKPLAIQKGVADVSTPPSPKPTDILRYTTNFQVSDYFSMGNVIITDVMGDGQRFLTDPSYIPSVVLHLPSGGPFTLEFDVTPNPNPQMSWTYNPTNGITTIVFNITRLLIDNGYSGILEGGNYTGTNYGATAGTLTYWSEIKLNLTEPINHPIVSNDMIDNTVTIDANLVNSGHGVSDGSRSEVVIVAPSICKQIYKINGNDPIGPPYIIRPGDTVTFSICVNVPTTNLENFILIDYLPIPFLRATEFVDLNPVPKDQYDTPPPAGRWKLAWDDTLSTLSGVTPTLIIDATQNTLTFFYGEIHNSTQPQSLAHILFTVTATGDPMADGLYLTNLLNVVHNNNFDESFSDNTIVSIVTGEPALTINKMATPTTNLQAGDEVTYTILISNTGNAPAYNVIVTDNLLTSNPSYIASISNIVASYVNGPTITGLNLMDLFTTGGLNFTALYPIFSVVDENNTINITYTVVLNDTVYPRQVIDNTVNITKYTSLPYPKALTM